A window from Podospora bellae-mahoneyi strain CBS 112042 chromosome 1 map unlocalized CBS112042p_1, whole genome shotgun sequence encodes these proteins:
- the PUP1 gene encoding proteasome core particle subunit beta 2 (MEROPS:MER0000542; BUSCO:EOG092641M3; COG:O; EggNog:ENOG503NWM3), giving the protein MPGFDFSNYNRNAALHARGVPLPKATSTGTTIVGCIYDGGVVIAADTRATSGPIVADKNCEKLHYISPNIWCAGAGTAADTEFTTALISSQLELHSLSTGRKPRVVTVMTMLKQHLFRYQGHIGAYLVVAGVDPTGTHLFTVHAHGSTDKLPYVTMGSGSLAAMSVFETQWKAKLTQDEAVKLCADAIEAGIWNDLGSGSNVDVAIITPEKTILKRNYIKPNERTQKLKSYVFPTGTTAVLNEKITIRKQDIGNFVSITDLTEAEAGDKMEVDT; this is encoded by the exons ATGCCTGGTTTCGATTTCTCAAATTACAACCGCAATGCGGCTCTCCACGCCCGTGGCGTGCCCCTCCCCAAGGCGACCAGCACAGGTACCACCATTGTGGGATGTATatatgatggtggtgtaGTG ATCGCCGCCGATACCCGTGCCACCTCAGGCCCCATTGTCGCCGACAAGAACTGCGAAAAGCTCCATtacatctcccccaacatctGGTGCGCCGGTGCCGGTACCGCCGCCGACACCGagttcaccaccgccctcatctcctcccagcTCGAGCTCCAttccctctccaccggccGCAAGCCCCGCGTGGTAACCGTCATGACCATGCTCAAGCAGCACCTCTTCCGCTACCAGGGGCACATCGGCGCCtacctcgtcgtcgccggcGTCGACCCCACTGGCACCCATCTCTTCACCGTCCACGCCCACGGCTCCACCGACAAGCTGCCCTACGTGACCATGGGTTCCGGCTCCCTCGCCGCTATGTCCGTCTTTGAGACGCAGTGGAAGGCCAAGCTGACCCAGGACGAGGCTGTGAAGCTCTGCGCGGACGCTATCGAGGCTGGTATCTGGAACGATTTGGGTTCTGGTAGCAACGTGGATGTGGCAATCATCACGCCGGAGAAGACAATTCTCAAGAGGAACTACATCAAGCCAAACGAGAGGACGCAGAAGCTCAAGAGCTATGTGTTCCCAACGGGTACCACGGCGGTGCTGAACGAGAAGATCACGATCAGGAAGCAGGATATTGGGAACTTTGTCAGTATCACGGACTtgacggaggcggaggctgGCGATAAGATGGAGGTTGACACATAG
- a CDS encoding uncharacterized protein (EggNog:ENOG503NX8J; COG:S), with translation MANRPDFIDVRSKSSASVGRPLRSPRLHVAGEAPPELSPLDAFALQSRLLAKQLQESQKSGRRMSRLPPLTTESPLIMQGRSEYFRSMSHDSASEEEFAAQHSAGSGFRPEVETDINNRPVSVHPRMSHIPPTPEQNVPVPKLPPTFDSQKEADQEQEQDRESLFGVGARREHSPGPIDTAAPPAQLTRTVTQESIPLPASTPTRSITSSPERISKTTSHEAGGLVPPRPLFTKRSSSLMSSHDSSADDEGFSTPMSTSFHSQRSRKFSTSSGVLSPGFAPYQRSPSISSDISALPRPSFNFSRPLSRAGTPSLDPPARQASSDSHASFMLTTDDAAHTPISMSSEALTESTPKEDVFVLPRGKALQRNSVVLPDMKAPARFSWEHPVENHGQPPPSPPSRPASRPTSSTGPPNPPEANTRPSHERSKLSTEIFRSGPEPFPPLGRPSIESARVSGESQRGRAPFAHLHDAAAGRSIMSNNTSDSASTIKPGPATPANPPTMADLTAEEHVNKAIALHQEGSLPESAWHLRHAAKQGHPTGMLLYALACRHGWGMRPNPREGVEWLRKAMDSANLEIKEDEEHVKEGKHVDVNERKTHRAQLALSIYELGVSHMNGWGIEQDKVLALKCFETAGAWGDVDALAEAGFCYAQGIGCKKNLKKSAKLYREAESKGMSMVGNSWIHKPKYADDPEKDKKDRAKSKSRKSIFSRKTH, from the exons ATGGCGAACCGACCTGACTTTATCGACGTGAGGTCGAAATCCTCCGCTTCCGTTGGACGCCCGCTACGATCCCCTCGTCTCCATGTTGCGGGCGAAGCACCGCCGGAACTATCACCTCTCGATGCCTTCGCGCTACAAAGCCGTCTGCTGGCAAAGCAGCTGCAGGAAAGTCAAAAGTCTGGGCGACGCATGAGTCGACTGCCACCGTTGACTACTGAAAGCCCGTTGATCATGCAGGGAAGATCGGAGTATTTTCGATCCATGTCCCACGATTCTGCTTCCGAGGAAGAATTCGCTGCGCAGCACAGCGCAGGCTCTGGATTTAGACCAGAGGTGGAAACTGATATCAACAACCGGCCTGTATCAGTGCATCCCCGAATGAGCCATATACCACCTACGCCTGAGCAGAATGTCCCGGTACCAAAACTGCCGCCGACCTTTGACTCACAGAAGGAGGCAGATCAGGAGCAGGAACAGGACCGCGAGAGCTTGTTCGGGGTCGGAGCTCGAAGGGAACATTCACCAGGCCCAATCGATACTGCTGCTCCCCCTGCCCAACTGACGAGGACGGTAACGCAGGAGAGTATACCTCTCCCAGCATCGACACCTACTCGCTCGATTACTAGCTCCCCCGAAAGAATATCCAAGACAACCTCCCATGAAGCTGGAGGGCttgttcctcctcggcctctaTTCACTAAGCGCTCTTCGAGTTTGATGTCCTCTCATGACAGTTCTGCCGACGATGAAGGATTCAGCACCCCGATGAGCACATCATTTCACTCTCAGAGGTCTCGCAAGTTTTCTACCAGCAGCGGTGTTTTGTCGCCTGGGTTTGCCCCATACCAGCGATCACCTTCCATCAGCTCGGATATTTCTGCTTTGCCGCGCCCGTCGTTCAATTTCTCTAGACCACTCAGCAGAGCTGGGACACCAAGTCTGGATCCACCAGCACGGCAAGCATCATCTGATAGTCATGCTTCGTTCATGCTCACGACCGATGATGCAGCCCATACGCCCATCAGTATGAGCAGCGAGGCACTCACCGAGTCTACGCCCAAAGAAGACGTATTTGTGCTGCCGCGGGGTAAGGCTTTGCAAAGGAACTCGGTTGTCCTGCCGGACATGAAAGCCCCGGCGAGATTTTCATGGGAACATCCTGTTGAAAACCAtggacaaccaccaccatccccacctaGCAGGCCGGCAAGCAGGCCAACAAGTTCAACCGGGCCACCGAATCCTCCTGAAGCCAACACTCGGCCGTCACACGAGCGTAGTAAGCTCAGCACTGAGATTTTTAGATCGGGACCAGAGCCATTCCCACCTCTGGGCAGACCATCGATAGAGAGTGCCCGTGTGTCTGGAGAGTCGCAACGAGGCCGTGCTCCCTTTGCCCATCTACACGATGCTGCTGCGGGGAGATCGATAATGTCGAACAACACAAGCGATTCGGCAAGCACAATCAAGCCTGGGCCTGCCACACCGGCTAACCCACCAACGATGGCCGATCTCACTGCGGAAGAACACGTTAACAAGGCCATTGCTCTTCACCAGGAAGGTTCGCTGCCAGAGTCAGCGTGGCATTTACGGCACGCAGCCAAGCAGGGTCACCCTACTGGCATGCTGCTATATGCTTTGGCTTGTCGTCACGGCTGGGGCATGCGACCGAACCCTCGTGAGGGAGTGGAGTGGCTTCGGAAAGCCATGGATTCGGCGAATCTGGAAAtcaaggaggacgaggagcatgtcaaggagggcaagcaTGTGGATGTGAACGAGCGGAAGACACACCGTGCTCAGTTGGCGCTCAGTATATATGAATTGGGTGTCAGTCATATGAACGGGTGGGGGATTGAGCAGGATAAGGTGTTGGCGTTGAAGTGTTTTGAAACTGCTGGAG CTTGGGGAGATGTCGATGCGCTTGCGGAGGCCGGGTTCTGCTATGCTCAAGGCATTGGCTGCAAGAAGAACCTGAAAAAGAGTGCCAAACTCTATCGGGAGGCCGAGTCGAAGGGAATGAGCATGGTGGGCAATAGCTG GATTCACAAGCCAAAATATGCCGACGACCCTgaaaaggacaagaaggaccGGGCAAAGTCGAAATCTAGAAAGAGCATCTTTAGCAGAAAGACGCATTGA